One part of the Anaeromicrobium sediminis genome encodes these proteins:
- a CDS encoding DUF4489 domain-containing protein yields MSCNHSYGNHKDYKPDRGWAKCKEKNPEPKKILLECGEGTGSRIFTSSDDPPFQLAHVTLDTTCLNRPEVLIKFSSIVRMDNLAVDDQDGTVRLQYELFRVCNHXLDYNTNYLGYVTMKSQN; encoded by the coding sequence ATGTCCTGTAACCATAGTTATGGAAATCATAAAGATTATAAACCAGATAGGGGCTGGGCCAAGTGTAAAGAAAAAAATCCTGAACCTAAAAAGATACTACTAGAATGCGGAGAAGGAACTGGAAGTAGAATCTTTACATCATCAGACGATCCTCCCTTTCAACTAGCCCATGTTACTCTTGATACAACCTGTTTAAATAGACCAGAAGTTTTAATAAAGTTTTCTAGTATCGTTCGTATGGATAACCTAGCAGTGGATGACCAAGATGGAACCGTTAGACTACAATACGAATTATTTAGGGTATGTAACCATNCGTTAGACTACAATACGAATTATTTAGGGTATGTAACCATGAAGAGCCAAAAT